ACGCCGCCAACTGCATGCTGGCGACCAAGATCTCCTTCATCAATGAAGTCGCCAATATCTGCGAACGGGTCGGGGCCGACGTGCGCGACGTGCGCCACGGCATCGGCGCGGACCACCGCATCGGGTACCAGTTCATCTATCCCGGCGTGGGCTACGGCGGCTCCTGCTTCCCAAAGGACGTCAAGGCCCTCATCGGCACGGCCAAGGGCGCGGGCTACGAGCCACAGCTTCTGTCCGCCGTGGACGAGGTCAACGACCGCCAGAAAGTGCTCATCGCGCGCAAGATCGAATCCTATTTCGCGGATCAAGGCGGAGTTGCCGGCAAGACCCTGGCCCTGTGGGGCCTGGCCTTCAAGGCCAACACCGACGACATGCGCGAGGCTCCGTCCCTGGAGCTGATCCGACACCTGACGGCCCTGGGCATGCGCATCAAGGCCTTTGACCCGGTGGCCGGAAGCAATGCTCGCCGCATTCTGGCCGACAACCCTTTGGTTGAAATTTGCGACGACCAATACACAGCCATCGACGGCGCCAACGCCCTGGCCGTGGTCACCGAGTGGAACCAGTTCCGCAACCCGGACTTCGCCAAAATCAAAAAGAGCCTGACCGCGCCCATCCTCTTCGACGGCCGCAACCTCTACGCGCCAAGCCTGATGGCGGTCGAGGGCTTCGCCTACTTCTGCGTCGGCCGCTAGATTCATTTCCACGTCAAATTCAAAACAATAAAAGGCGTGGAATGCGTGGGCCAAGCCCGGTTCATCATGCAATAGGCCATTCCCCGCCCCAAACGAGACAGCCCCGGATATCCGGGGCTGTCTCGTTTGGAGCGGGAGGTTTTTGAAGCCTTACCCGGATTGTTGCCCAGATCGGACCCCGGTTACAACCGGATTCATCCGGACGCATGGAGAGCCAGAAAAGAAAAAAGCCCCTGATTTCTCAAGAGCTT
The sequence above is a segment of the Deltaproteobacteria bacterium genome. Coding sequences within it:
- a CDS encoding UDP-glucose/GDP-mannose dehydrogenase family protein, with the protein product MNICIVGTGYVGLVSAACFAEMGNTVACVDINPDVVARLKKGEVHIYEPGLDVMVRRNTQEGRLTFTTDLAEGMKDSLFVFCCVGTPEGEDGTADLRYVKQVAASVGQTMTGYTIFVDKSTVPVGTADAVRNIIQDELDKRGLHVEFDVVSNPEFLKEGDAINDFMKPDRVVVGTDNVRTAELLRTLYAPYARSREKMIVMGIRSAEMTKYAANCMLATKISFINEVANICERVGADVRDVRHGIGADHRIGYQFIYPGVGYGGSCFPKDVKALIGTAKGAGYEPQLLSAVDEVNDRQKVLIARKIESYFADQGGVAGKTLALWGLAFKANTDDMREAPSLELIRHLTALGMRIKAFDPVAGSNARRILADNPLVEICDDQYTAIDGANALAVVTEWNQFRNPDFAKIKKSLTAPILFDGRNLYAPSLMAVEGFAYFCVGR